The following coding sequences lie in one Thermosulfuriphilus ammonigenes genomic window:
- the moaA gene encoding GTP 3',8-cyclase MoaA — protein MAFKDPFGRQINYLRVSLTDRCNFRCRYCRPQKNFNWLPPEAILSYEELLTILSVARKLGISRLRLTGGEPLIRREVLRLLERLADLGFEDLALTTNGFFLAQMAQDLKTAGLKRVNVSLDSLNPQTFKEITGVDGLKQVLRGLFAALEAGLSPVKVNVVVMRGVNHKEIPALASLSLKAPFHIRFIEFMPIGEETSWAENLFVPEEEIRHLLEDLGPLEPAIVRGTGPAKVFRLPGAPGTIGFISSQSHAFCHRCNRLRLTPEGHLRPCLFSDQEIDLRTVLRSGGGEEEIAFAFRKALRAKPASRTREGGPHRSMTSIGG, from the coding sequence GTGGCTTTCAAAGATCCATTCGGTCGCCAGATAAATTATCTTCGCGTCTCCCTCACCGATCGTTGTAACTTTCGTTGCCGTTACTGCCGCCCCCAGAAGAACTTCAACTGGCTGCCACCAGAGGCTATTCTCTCCTACGAAGAGCTCCTTACTATTCTCTCTGTGGCCCGAAAGTTGGGAATCTCCCGTCTAAGGCTTACCGGTGGAGAACCTCTCATTCGTCGGGAGGTACTCCGACTCCTAGAACGTTTAGCCGACCTGGGCTTTGAGGATCTGGCCTTAACCACCAATGGTTTTTTCTTGGCCCAAATGGCCCAAGATCTAAAGACAGCCGGACTCAAAAGGGTCAACGTCAGTCTCGACAGCCTAAATCCCCAAACTTTCAAAGAAATAACCGGGGTTGACGGCCTAAAACAGGTCCTCAGGGGCCTTTTTGCCGCCCTTGAGGCCGGCCTTTCACCAGTTAAAGTCAACGTCGTGGTCATGCGTGGGGTAAACCATAAAGAGATTCCGGCTCTGGCCTCCTTAAGCCTTAAGGCCCCTTTTCACATAAGATTCATTGAGTTCATGCCCATCGGAGAGGAAACTTCCTGGGCTGAGAACTTGTTTGTCCCCGAAGAAGAGATCCGTCATCTTCTAGAGGATCTAGGCCCTCTTGAGCCAGCCATCGTCCGGGGTACCGGGCCCGCGAAGGTCTTTCGCCTTCCGGGGGCTCCAGGGACTATAGGCTTTATCAGCTCCCAAAGCCATGCCTTCTGCCACCGTTGCAATCGTCTTCGTCTCACCCCCGAAGGACATCTAAGGCCCTGCCTCTTCTCTGACCAGGAAATAGACCTGCGAACCGTCCTTCGTAGTGGAGGAGGAGAGGAGGAGATAGCCTTTGCCTTTCGAAAGGCCTTAAGGGCCAAGCCTGCCTCCCGCACCAGGGAGGGAGGGCCCCATCGTTCCATGACCAGCATCGGCGGTTAG
- the extJ gene encoding selenite/tellurite reduction operon protein ExtJ — MKKKVLAFVLATTFMMGSSGMALAAKRCKGKVVKIEGEEMVIHLKGKCKIKEGTKVTVKAKKTKAVEGC, encoded by the coding sequence ATGAAAAAGAAAGTCCTGGCTTTTGTTCTGGCTACCACCTTCATGATGGGCTCAAGTGGCATGGCCTTGGCCGCCAAGCGTTGCAAAGGAAAGGTCGTTAAGATCGAAGGAGAAGAGATGGTCATCCACCTCAAGGGCAAGTGTAAGATTAAAGAGGGCACCAAAGTAACTGTTAAGGCCAAGAAGACCAAAGCGGTAGAAGGTTGTTAA
- a CDS encoding ATP-binding protein produces the protein MPTPNQAATKIVVLTSDDHLIQALKGLGEGVYFTQDSERCLHNLGHVDLILLDLETISGALSEIRKMQWLCPETPIIVFVSAKRRHLAAEALSEGAWTYLLKPLELQELQPLVQQGLRYRELVRFKRQCQVTLEWHHLRLIHLLQLTTRLSTAFLKASDRDELLGAILVGITVGEGLGFNRAFLCLVDEKERILKGEMAIGPSSPEEASQIWAEIDRRRPSLFEILHDYRRVARDPNLRVNQLVKNIRVPLKEEDHLLVRCLREKRPYSFTQGQRNGQGFNELVEILGVEEFALVPLVSYEREYGLIITDNFVTRRPISQHDLEFLQLFATLATLGLEKIHTCQVLTAQIRSLEELNRQLEENKRLLVEAERFRAIGQTISRFLHEIRNPLSSLAGLARRLKEKGRVENLDHYLEVIVHEAERLELLLKDISHFVVPTTFKPRSTDLPSLVEEVLGLLGRELAEANIVLKKDYQVDNLTVFLDPDRFKEALIHLVMNAIEAMPEGGQLTVRIWPEDNHATIEVADTGWGIPKALVKKVGEPFFTTKTHGTGLGLSIAKRALELHGARFCIYPNTPAGTRVIVQLPLKEEEHGGA, from the coding sequence TTGCCTACCCCAAACCAGGCAGCCACTAAAATTGTGGTTCTGACCAGTGATGATCACCTGATTCAGGCCCTGAAGGGCCTGGGCGAAGGGGTCTATTTCACTCAGGACTCTGAAAGGTGTCTTCATAACCTGGGTCATGTAGATCTTATCCTCCTTGATCTAGAAACTATTTCTGGTGCCCTTTCAGAAATAAGAAAAATGCAATGGTTGTGCCCAGAGACACCAATCATTGTTTTTGTCTCGGCCAAGAGGCGTCATCTGGCCGCCGAGGCCCTCAGTGAAGGGGCCTGGACTTATCTCCTTAAGCCTCTTGAGCTGCAAGAATTGCAGCCCCTGGTGCAACAGGGACTCCGCTATCGAGAGTTGGTCCGTTTTAAGCGGCAGTGTCAGGTGACATTAGAGTGGCATCATCTACGTCTTATCCACCTCCTTCAGCTAACCACCAGGCTTTCTACGGCCTTTCTCAAGGCCAGCGATCGTGATGAACTGCTGGGAGCCATTTTAGTTGGTATTACCGTGGGCGAAGGGCTGGGGTTTAATCGGGCCTTTCTCTGTTTGGTTGACGAAAAAGAAAGAATCCTTAAGGGCGAGATGGCCATTGGCCCCTCTAGCCCGGAGGAGGCCAGTCAGATCTGGGCCGAGATAGATCGTCGCCGACCGTCTCTTTTTGAAATCCTCCACGACTACCGGCGGGTAGCCCGGGATCCAAACCTGCGGGTTAACCAGTTGGTGAAAAATATCCGGGTTCCCCTGAAGGAAGAGGACCACCTTCTTGTCCGCTGTCTGCGAGAAAAAAGGCCCTACAGTTTTACCCAGGGGCAGCGCAATGGTCAGGGCTTCAATGAGTTGGTGGAGATTCTAGGGGTGGAAGAATTTGCCTTGGTCCCCCTGGTCTCTTATGAGAGAGAATATGGCCTGATTATTACCGATAATTTTGTCACTAGACGGCCTATTAGCCAACATGATCTCGAATTTCTTCAGCTTTTTGCCACGCTGGCCACCCTGGGGCTGGAGAAGATCCATACCTGTCAGGTACTTACCGCTCAGATTCGGAGCCTGGAAGAACTCAATCGCCAGCTGGAGGAAAACAAACGCCTTCTGGTAGAAGCCGAACGTTTTCGGGCCATTGGCCAGACTATCTCCCGTTTTCTTCACGAGATACGCAATCCCCTTTCCAGCCTGGCCGGTCTGGCCCGGCGTCTTAAGGAAAAGGGCCGGGTGGAGAATCTGGATCATTATTTAGAGGTTATTGTCCATGAGGCCGAACGCCTGGAACTTCTCCTTAAAGATATCAGCCATTTTGTTGTTCCCACCACCTTTAAACCTCGATCCACCGACCTTCCCTCTCTGGTAGAGGAGGTCCTGGGGCTTTTAGGGCGGGAGCTGGCAGAGGCCAATATAGTCCTTAAGAAGGACTATCAGGTGGATAACCTCACCGTCTTTTTGGATCCCGACCGCTTCAAAGAGGCCCTCATCCATCTGGTGATGAACGCCATTGAGGCCATGCCTGAAGGGGGGCAGCTTACGGTTCGTATCTGGCCCGAAGACAACCACGCCACCATAGAGGTGGCCGACACCGGCTGGGGCATCCCTAAGGCCCTGGTAAAGAAGGTGGGAGAGCCCTTCTTTACCACCAAGACTCATGGCACGGGGCTGGGGCTTTCTATCGCTAAAAGGGCCCTGGAACTCCATGGGGCCAGATTCTGTATCTATCCAAACACCCCTGCCGGCACCCGGGTTATTGTTCAGCTCCCTCTCAAGGAGGAAGAACATGGAGGGGCTTGA
- a CDS encoding metallophosphoesterase family protein, whose amino-acid sequence MEGLEIGVLSDTHLSGVSPELRELAETYFLDCPVILHAGDLVEPEVLEVFQGKEVYAVSGNMDSPRVRASYPPKRVLEIAGYRLGLVHGWGGRGDLEERILSLFPEGVDIIIYGHSHVPVFHRRQGIYLFNLGSFSPLARRPSFGLLRLGEGIDGRIIYFPFESWR is encoded by the coding sequence ATGGAGGGGCTTGAAATCGGGGTTCTCTCCGATACCCATCTCTCGGGAGTCTCCCCGGAGTTGCGAGAGCTGGCCGAGACCTACTTTCTGGATTGTCCTGTCATTCTTCATGCCGGTGATCTTGTAGAACCTGAGGTTCTTGAAGTCTTCCAGGGCAAAGAGGTCTATGCCGTCTCTGGCAACATGGATTCTCCTCGAGTGCGGGCTAGTTACCCACCGAAGAGGGTCCTTGAGATAGCCGGCTATCGTTTGGGTCTGGTTCACGGGTGGGGAGGCCGGGGAGACCTTGAAGAACGAATCCTCTCCCTTTTTCCCGAAGGGGTAGATATCATTATCTACGGGCACAGTCATGTGCCGGTTTTCCATCGGCGTCAGGGAATCTATCTTTTTAATCTGGGGAGTTTTTCCCCCTTGGCTCGCCGTCCCAGTTTTGGCCTTCTTCGTCTGGGAGAAGGAATTGATGGCCGGATAATCTATTTTCCTTTCGAAAGCTGGAGGTAA
- a CDS encoding HIT family protein — MKVLWAPWRMEYVLGQKEPGCPFCPAEVDLPDEDRLILYADSQTLVIMNKFPYNTGHLLVCPRRHVPELHDLGDQELLALQKMVRDCLEILRKVMQPDGFNVGLNLGRVAGAGIPEHLHYQIVPRWQGDVNFMTVFADIRVVPEHILATYRRLFPHFEKLRSHAD, encoded by the coding sequence ATGAAGGTTCTCTGGGCTCCGTGGCGAATGGAGTATGTCCTGGGCCAGAAGGAGCCGGGGTGTCCGTTTTGCCCGGCGGAGGTTGATCTTCCTGATGAAGATCGGCTTATCCTTTATGCCGATTCCCAGACCCTGGTGATCATGAACAAGTTTCCTTACAACACCGGTCATCTCTTGGTCTGCCCTCGGCGTCATGTTCCAGAGCTCCACGATCTTGGCGATCAGGAACTTTTAGCCCTTCAGAAGATGGTTCGAGATTGTTTGGAAATTCTCAGAAAGGTAATGCAGCCTGATGGCTTCAATGTGGGGCTTAATCTGGGCCGGGTGGCCGGGGCAGGAATCCCTGAGCACCTTCACTATCAGATCGTTCCCCGCTGGCAGGGAGATGTGAACTTCATGACAGTCTTTGCTGATATTCGGGTGGTTCCGGAACATATCCTGGCTACCTATCGTCGTCTGTTCCCCCACTTTGAAAAGCTGAGGTCGCATGCCGACTAA